In one window of Desulforhabdus amnigena DNA:
- a CDS encoding DUF3943 domain-containing protein, whose amino-acid sequence MVDEPGLTVFSSETVPSPLKTDTSKTNSGLESLSGRSSSVYSNVLPQHKEYLRASLELMAFLGISAGYYYGTLGDPKWYEFKSAGESLEARFITGDAYLLDNNAWDTNVGHIAAGTGYYLLSRGNDLSLIESMLLTLGASTTWEMFGELQDEFSINDAIMTPFGGFAIGEVMYQFGEFFQHSSHSIPNQVLGILFGPSTAIHRWLDNDRPAPPAHVDKFGFTTDAWHRFRLYAGGGASYSGDTHKYSAESEMGFDFQVVTAEKYGKPGEASTFYKDGVFNEMALDAVLSGSDVVDFRFFSKTAFLGYYQQNILKEDASQNLEGNSLFVGLGSALEYYSHLFSEMREEDKQTVCDLIGPSLVADFYHQGAPPAGGCGHLSHFFNGATGGEGVL is encoded by the coding sequence ATGGTGGATGAACCGGGACTCACTGTGTTCTCATCGGAAACTGTGCCTTCACCGTTAAAGACGGACACATCGAAGACGAACAGCGGATTGGAATCTCTTTCTGGACGCTCCAGTTCTGTTTACAGCAATGTCCTTCCCCAACACAAGGAATACCTTCGAGCCAGTCTGGAATTGATGGCGTTTCTTGGGATTTCGGCAGGGTACTATTACGGAACTCTGGGAGATCCTAAATGGTATGAGTTTAAATCGGCCGGTGAAAGTCTTGAGGCTCGTTTCATCACGGGAGATGCCTACCTTCTTGACAACAATGCATGGGATACCAATGTCGGACACATAGCTGCCGGTACCGGCTACTATCTGTTGAGCCGGGGAAATGATCTGAGTCTCATTGAATCCATGCTCCTGACCTTGGGGGCCTCGACCACATGGGAGATGTTTGGCGAACTTCAGGATGAGTTCAGCATCAACGACGCTATCATGACCCCTTTCGGCGGTTTTGCCATCGGTGAAGTTATGTACCAGTTCGGGGAATTTTTCCAGCACAGTTCTCATTCCATTCCCAATCAGGTCCTTGGGATTCTCTTCGGACCCTCTACAGCCATCCATCGTTGGCTGGATAACGACAGGCCCGCCCCTCCCGCCCATGTCGACAAGTTCGGTTTTACCACGGATGCCTGGCACCGGTTCCGGTTGTATGCCGGTGGGGGTGCGAGCTATTCGGGTGACACCCACAAATATTCTGCCGAATCTGAGATGGGTTTTGATTTTCAAGTGGTAACGGCGGAAAAATATGGCAAACCGGGAGAAGCCTCCACATTCTACAAGGATGGGGTATTCAATGAAATGGCTTTGGATGCGGTTTTGAGTGGAAGTGATGTAGTCGATTTCCGGTTTTTTTCAAAGACTGCATTCCTGGGTTATTACCAGCAAAACATCCTTAAAGAAGATGCCTCACAGAACCTGGAAGGAAACAGTTTGTTTGTTGGCTTGGGCAGCGCATTGGAATATTACAGTCACTTGTTTTCAGAGATGAGGGAAGAGGACAAACAGACCGTCTGTGACCTGATCGGTCCCTCCTTGGTTGCCGACTTCTACCATCAGGGGGCTCCACCTGCGGGTGGGTGCGGACATCTATCCCACTTTTTCAATGGTGCAACCGGCGGCGAGGGAGTTTTATAA
- a CDS encoding amino acid ABC transporter permease has translation MLNYDFDWAIITSGKYFDWLISGTITTIQISAVSIFLAFLLGLIIAVMRMSHVSVFRWFALGYLEFTRNTPLLVQIFFWYFGSYKVLPRVVNDWLAQTHFEFTAAVIALTIYTSAFIAEDIRSGIRSIPKEQMEAARSAGFSFLRAMRYIILPQAIRNTIPPLINQFLNLMKNSSLAMTIGVAELTYQARQIESYTFKGYESFTAATLIYLAMSLILTAVVNLYNHYVLKPVKGH, from the coding sequence GTGCTCAATTACGATTTTGACTGGGCAATCATCACATCCGGAAAGTACTTCGATTGGCTTATCTCGGGTACGATCACAACCATCCAAATTTCGGCTGTGTCGATCTTTCTGGCTTTCCTTCTCGGCCTCATCATTGCAGTGATGAGGATGAGCCACGTATCCGTTTTTCGATGGTTCGCGCTCGGCTACCTTGAGTTTACCCGGAATACGCCACTTTTAGTGCAGATCTTTTTCTGGTACTTCGGGTCGTATAAGGTACTGCCCCGGGTCGTAAACGACTGGCTCGCCCAAACCCACTTTGAATTCACCGCCGCCGTGATTGCCTTGACGATCTATACTTCAGCCTTCATTGCAGAAGACATTCGCTCTGGAATTCGCTCCATTCCAAAAGAGCAGATGGAAGCGGCGCGGAGTGCAGGTTTCAGCTTTCTCCGCGCCATGCGGTACATCATCTTGCCCCAGGCCATTCGCAATACTATTCCGCCCCTTATCAATCAGTTCTTGAATCTGATGAAAAACTCATCTTTGGCAATGACCATTGGAGTGGCTGAATTGACCTATCAGGCACGGCAGATCGAAAGCTACACGTTCAAAGGCTATGAATCCTTCACAGCGGCTACATTGATTTATCTGGCAATGTCATTGATTCTCACGGCGGTTGTGAATCTATACAATCATTACGTTCTCAAACCGGTAAAGGGCCATTAA
- the mscL gene encoding large-conductance mechanosensitive channel protein MscL, which produces MFKEFKEFAMRGNVVDMAVGIIMGAAFGTIVKSIVSDIIMPPIGLLLGNVDFSNLFLVLKEGATPGPYTALADAQKAGAVTINYGLFLNTVISFLIVSFAVFLLIRSINRLQAQTSGPPPEATTKECPYCFSVIPIKATRCPHCTSEL; this is translated from the coding sequence ATGTTTAAGGAATTTAAAGAATTTGCCATGCGTGGGAATGTAGTTGACATGGCTGTGGGCATTATCATGGGTGCCGCTTTTGGAACCATAGTCAAATCGATTGTTTCAGACATTATCATGCCTCCCATTGGTCTCCTTTTGGGAAATGTTGATTTTTCCAACCTCTTTCTAGTCTTGAAAGAGGGAGCAACCCCCGGGCCTTACACTGCATTGGCTGACGCTCAAAAAGCTGGAGCCGTCACCATCAACTATGGCTTGTTTCTGAATACAGTCATCAGTTTTTTAATCGTCAGCTTTGCCGTATTTCTTCTCATCAGGAGCATCAACAGACTCCAAGCCCAAACGTCGGGTCCTCCACCCGAAGCCACGACAAAGGAATGTCCTTATTGTTTTTCCGTTATTCCCATCAAAGCAACCCGTTGCCCTCACTGTACATCGGAACTGTAA
- a CDS encoding alpha/beta hydrolase yields the protein MLIYLLLALISIYVAMGAILYAFQSSFVYFPDRQIVSNPHNIDLPYDAVTFSAQDGVELFGWFVPALRERAVILFCHGNAGNISDRLQYIKMFNALDFSVFAFDYRGYGRSHGEPSEQGTYLDAQAAWDYLTQKRGVSPGDIVIFGESLGGAIGAWLAQNKDPAALIIQAAFISIPAMASHLYPMFPARFLTRYSYSTIDYLRQVKVPVLIAHSCDDDIIPFDQGMKLYEAAKEPKQFLEMRGDHNTGYVSSGKTYADGINEFLSKYIRRQITQRKQLGTLEKSIKMN from the coding sequence ATGTTGATCTATCTCCTTCTCGCCCTTATAAGCATTTATGTCGCTATGGGAGCCATCCTTTACGCTTTCCAGTCTTCGTTTGTCTATTTTCCCGACCGTCAGATCGTATCCAATCCACATAATATTGATCTTCCATATGATGCCGTTACTTTTTCTGCTCAGGATGGGGTAGAGCTTTTCGGGTGGTTTGTGCCTGCGTTGAGAGAGCGGGCGGTCATTCTTTTTTGCCATGGGAATGCGGGAAACATTTCTGATCGCTTGCAATACATCAAAATGTTCAATGCGTTGGATTTCAGCGTTTTCGCTTTCGATTACCGTGGTTATGGTCGGAGCCATGGAGAACCGAGTGAGCAGGGAACCTATCTAGATGCTCAGGCCGCATGGGATTATTTGACTCAAAAGAGAGGGGTTTCCCCCGGGGATATCGTTATATTCGGAGAATCCCTGGGGGGAGCGATCGGGGCGTGGCTGGCCCAGAATAAAGATCCTGCAGCGCTGATTATCCAAGCGGCATTCATCTCCATTCCTGCGATGGCATCCCATTTGTACCCGATGTTTCCTGCGAGGTTTTTGACACGCTATAGTTACAGCACTATCGATTATCTTCGTCAGGTCAAGGTTCCTGTATTGATCGCTCACAGTTGTGACGACGACATTATTCCTTTCGATCAGGGGATGAAGTTATATGAAGCAGCCAAGGAACCGAAACAGTTTCTTGAGATGAGAGGTGACCATAATACAGGCTATGTGTCTTCCGGTAAGACCTATGCCGATGGCATCAACGAATTTCTCTCCAAGTACATTCGAAGGCAAATCACTCAAAGAAAACAGTTGGGGACTCTCGAAAAATCGATCAAGATGAATTAG
- a CDS encoding DUF748 domain-containing protein, which translates to MLLKKIHIQSKTTQRVISIARGVLLSKSVLVFFALLFFYALVGFFLVPFVLERSIPDLAKKRINLQASLSEIRVNPFDLTLEATGVKIEDQEAKPLGEMRRLFVDLEWKSILHRSWVFHEISMDTPSINVMIEPDGTLNVNKMISGTQGAESSEQIILPPLLLENLSIKHARLNITDTRGVSPETFEVRSIDLQCNSLSTLSGSTGTYTLNAVLSGGEAVHGEGDISLAPLKSKGKVNFEKIETATLWPFMREHFNMHPPRGQIDMIGSYLVDGSKTPSRLEISDLQIELSNASFQLMDAEKPFMALKKVQVSGTRFDLSAHTVDVGKVSFQSGSLALLTDAGGNLNLQHLIKSLPGPNDKKKPASARKSSSLSPAGAPRPWRFRFNDIEIQNLGLMYRDKSRKPSVHAQIADTQVQCGAEIETGGKETNVFLHGLKVFLKEVQGGSLDDRDSSLRMEKVHLEGGEFELARKSFTALRIGIEGGSVEVFRDKEGNINWTRFLTSKEKAITERDVEKAAKEESQWRFASEAITLSRFAINFSDHSVQPHHAQLNLEGLSLKLTNVSPKDTMDFELTFKMRQGGDFACRGNFNPAVPSFQTSIQVLGLAMVPFQPYLNSFVKLKIQNGNISTQGTLNYKGSQNEPDLKYQGQIQSENLLLMESDSGAPFFGWEELKSSDLRLMINPDSLEIGELKLSKPFGKLVIEPNRTVNVTRMFRQSKTSDETKSSESMVSSKEKDRSFAVRVNTLRIVNGILDFADLSLKPQFASKIHQLNGVISGLSSTRQSRAQVLLDGNVDKYGMARIDGKINLFDPKQFTDIRMIFRNVEMTRLTPYSGKFAGRKINSGKLSLDLNYKIKESKLLGDNKIIVDQLVLGQRVESPDAVNLPLDFAVALLQDSNGRINIGLPIRGDLNDPQFNYGHLLWKGILNLFNKIVTSPFRFLAGIFGGENDTLQTIAFEPGKNGLLPPEKEKLHNLSEALKNRPQLKLTVQGRYSSTDDGKALRSLSVHQALLASLNVKLESHEEPGPVDYADPRIQHALKKMFVEKLGELKFQEIEDSMTRHEHSRKMEEADKTRKDERLAMELYAKLMEIQNIPTSELKQLAESRAKSIVEELTEIGGISPNRITTRESEEREDREETSAKLELNIDVK; encoded by the coding sequence ATGTTATTGAAAAAAATTCATATCCAGTCGAAAACCACTCAAAGAGTGATTTCTATCGCAAGGGGTGTTTTGCTCAGCAAGTCTGTTCTGGTTTTCTTTGCGCTCCTCTTTTTTTATGCCCTGGTTGGATTCTTCCTGGTTCCCTTTGTTCTGGAACGCAGTATACCAGATCTTGCCAAAAAACGGATCAATCTTCAAGCCAGCCTTTCTGAAATTCGCGTGAATCCTTTTGATCTCACTCTGGAAGCCACTGGAGTCAAGATTGAAGATCAGGAGGCAAAGCCGCTGGGGGAAATGAGGCGCCTCTTTGTCGACTTAGAATGGAAGAGCATTCTTCATCGTTCATGGGTTTTCCACGAAATTTCCATGGATACACCGTCTATAAATGTCATGATCGAACCTGACGGCACACTCAATGTGAACAAAATGATTTCCGGTACACAGGGTGCCGAGAGTTCTGAGCAAATTATCCTTCCCCCTCTCCTATTGGAAAACCTTTCCATAAAACATGCCCGGCTAAACATTACAGACACGCGGGGAGTTTCACCGGAAACATTTGAGGTGCGCTCCATCGACTTGCAGTGCAACAGCCTCTCCACCCTTTCCGGTTCAACCGGTACTTACACTCTGAATGCGGTATTGAGCGGTGGAGAAGCAGTTCATGGGGAAGGCGATATCTCGCTGGCCCCTCTCAAGTCCAAGGGCAAAGTAAATTTTGAAAAGATCGAGACTGCTACTTTGTGGCCGTTCATGAGAGAGCACTTCAATATGCACCCTCCTAGGGGACAGATCGACATGATCGGCAGTTACCTCGTGGATGGGAGCAAAACGCCCTCAAGGCTTGAAATAAGCGATCTTCAGATTGAGCTTTCAAATGCTTCCTTTCAATTGATGGATGCAGAAAAACCCTTTATGGCGCTCAAGAAGGTCCAGGTAAGTGGAACACGTTTTGACCTTTCCGCGCATACAGTCGATGTCGGAAAAGTTTCCTTTCAGAGCGGTTCCCTGGCTTTACTCACCGATGCAGGAGGAAATCTAAATCTTCAGCATTTGATCAAGTCCCTTCCTGGTCCTAATGATAAGAAAAAGCCTGCCTCTGCCAGGAAATCCTCTTCGCTGTCTCCCGCCGGAGCTCCCCGACCGTGGAGATTCCGTTTCAACGACATTGAAATTCAAAACCTTGGCCTGATGTATCGAGATAAAAGCCGTAAACCATCGGTACATGCTCAGATAGCCGATACGCAAGTTCAATGTGGCGCAGAGATTGAAACCGGCGGCAAGGAAACCAATGTTTTCCTGCATGGCCTTAAGGTATTCCTGAAAGAGGTTCAAGGCGGATCCCTCGATGATCGGGATTCCTCATTACGCATGGAAAAAGTTCATTTGGAGGGCGGAGAGTTCGAGCTAGCGCGCAAATCCTTTACAGCACTTCGAATAGGGATCGAGGGCGGAAGTGTGGAGGTGTTTCGTGACAAAGAGGGGAACATCAATTGGACAAGGTTCCTGACTTCCAAAGAGAAAGCGATCACAGAGCGTGATGTCGAAAAGGCGGCCAAAGAGGAATCTCAGTGGCGGTTTGCATCTGAAGCCATCACGCTTTCCCGTTTTGCAATCAACTTTTCGGATCATTCGGTGCAACCCCATCATGCACAGCTGAACTTGGAGGGATTGTCTCTCAAACTGACCAACGTGTCCCCCAAAGATACCATGGATTTTGAGCTGACCTTTAAGATGCGCCAGGGAGGAGATTTTGCATGTCGGGGCAATTTCAATCCTGCGGTTCCATCCTTTCAAACCAGTATCCAAGTATTGGGGCTGGCCATGGTTCCTTTCCAGCCCTACTTGAATTCGTTTGTAAAACTTAAAATCCAAAACGGGAACATCTCCACACAGGGGACACTGAACTACAAGGGATCTCAGAACGAACCGGATTTAAAGTATCAAGGTCAGATCCAGTCGGAGAACCTGCTGCTGATGGAATCCGATTCCGGGGCACCCTTTTTCGGTTGGGAAGAGCTCAAGAGCTCGGATCTCAGGTTGATGATAAACCCGGACTCCCTCGAGATCGGAGAATTGAAACTCTCGAAACCCTTTGGAAAACTCGTAATCGAACCGAATCGCACCGTGAACGTGACCCGAATGTTCAGGCAGTCCAAGACTTCCGACGAAACAAAATCCAGTGAATCCATGGTCTCCAGCAAAGAAAAGGACAGATCCTTCGCAGTGCGTGTGAATACGCTTCGCATTGTAAACGGCATTCTGGACTTTGCCGATTTGAGCCTGAAACCTCAGTTTGCATCCAAAATTCATCAACTCAACGGAGTGATCAGTGGTCTTTCCTCTACAAGGCAGTCCCGAGCTCAAGTTCTTCTCGACGGAAACGTAGACAAATACGGAATGGCCAGGATCGACGGTAAGATCAATCTGTTCGATCCCAAACAGTTCACGGATATCCGTATGATTTTTCGCAATGTCGAGATGACCCGGCTCACTCCCTATTCGGGTAAATTCGCCGGTCGAAAGATCAATTCGGGGAAGCTTTCATTGGACCTCAATTACAAAATCAAAGAAAGCAAACTTCTCGGAGATAACAAAATCATAGTCGATCAACTGGTGCTCGGTCAGAGAGTGGAAAGCCCGGATGCGGTTAATCTTCCACTGGATTTTGCCGTCGCCCTGCTTCAGGATTCCAACGGGAGGATCAATATCGGTCTTCCGATCAGAGGAGACCTTAATGATCCCCAGTTCAATTACGGGCATCTGCTGTGGAAAGGCATCCTCAATCTCTTCAATAAGATTGTCACATCACCGTTTCGTTTCTTGGCCGGCATCTTCGGGGGAGAAAACGACACACTTCAGACCATAGCGTTTGAACCGGGAAAGAATGGTCTTCTGCCGCCGGAAAAGGAAAAACTCCATAACCTCTCAGAAGCGCTCAAGAACCGTCCCCAATTGAAGCTCACCGTCCAGGGGCGATACAGCAGCACCGACGATGGGAAGGCGCTCAGATCTCTCAGCGTGCATCAGGCTTTGCTTGCTTCCCTAAATGTCAAACTGGAGTCACACGAAGAACCGGGCCCGGTGGATTATGCCGACCCAAGGATTCAGCACGCTCTCAAGAAAATGTTCGTTGAAAAACTTGGAGAACTCAAGTTCCAAGAAATTGAGGACTCCATGACGAGGCATGAGCATTCTAGAAAAATGGAGGAAGCTGATAAGACCCGAAAGGATGAACGCCTTGCAATGGAACTCTATGCAAAACTGATGGAAATTCAAAACATTCCAACCTCTGAATTGAAACAGCTCGCCGAATCGAGGGCAAAGAGCATTGTCGAGGAGTTGACCGAAATCGGGGGAATCTCACCGAACCGCATCACCACAAGGGAATCCGAAGAGAGGGAAGATCGGGAGGAAACGAGTGCCAAACTGGAGTTGAATATCGA
- a CDS encoding amino acid ABC transporter permease, with amino-acid sequence MGSWLDFSIISKNLTYFFIGSYPHGHLGGVALTLILAVSSCVLSFFGGLILGLLSISHIRAIRYPTIAIINAIRGVPLLMVIFFMYFLLPGVLGHSVPEVNTVIAALTFFTSAYMAQIVRAGIESIPKGQMEAAISTGLHPWQAMFYIILPQGLRNMVPSFVNQFVSLIKDTSLAFIVGVSELTHVATQINNRSMIYPAEIFLFISVIYFVICYAFTSLSRWLERRLSWHKSIG; translated from the coding sequence ATGGGCTCATGGCTTGATTTTTCCATCATCTCCAAAAACCTGACCTATTTTTTCATAGGCAGCTACCCCCATGGACATTTGGGTGGAGTTGCGTTGACTCTCATTCTCGCTGTGTCTTCCTGTGTGCTTTCATTCTTCGGTGGATTGATTCTTGGCTTGTTGAGTATTTCGCATATCCGGGCAATACGCTACCCTACCATAGCCATCATCAACGCCATTCGCGGCGTGCCTCTCCTGATGGTCATCTTCTTCATGTATTTTCTTCTTCCCGGAGTCCTGGGACACAGCGTGCCGGAGGTCAATACGGTGATCGCTGCCCTGACCTTTTTCACTTCCGCTTACATGGCCCAGATCGTCAGAGCGGGCATCGAGAGCATTCCCAAAGGACAAATGGAAGCGGCTATTTCCACGGGCCTGCACCCCTGGCAAGCCATGTTCTATATCATTTTGCCCCAAGGCCTCCGCAACATGGTTCCTTCTTTCGTGAACCAGTTCGTATCTCTGATAAAGGATACATCCCTCGCCTTCATCGTGGGCGTTTCCGAACTGACTCATGTAGCCACACAGATCAACAACCGCAGCATGATCTACCCCGCAGAAATCTTCCTCTTTATTTCAGTGATCTATTTTGTCATTTGTTATGCCTTTACCAGTCTTTCCCGCTGGCTGGAACGGAGACTCTCCTGGCACAAGTCGATCGGATGA
- a CDS encoding transporter substrate-binding domain-containing protein, whose protein sequence is MRRTMVIVLSLAFVLSVLPGLSFALTPFEIFESSTLNEVIKRNKLIVGMEVEFFPFEYANEKGEPVGFDVDIARLAAKELGVEIEIKDMEFNGLIPALQGGKVDMIISGMTRTLTRAKTVSFTEPYFETGLCLLLSKKKAPDINDVKELNNEGRVVAVKLGTTGDIIATQMLAKAQINRYKDETACVREVVTGRADAFIYDQLSISKHNRENPDSTRAILKPFTYEPFAIALRKGDFDFLNWLNMYIETIKRDGRYDELYKKYFSDLLK, encoded by the coding sequence ATGCGACGCACTATGGTGATTGTTCTTTCGTTGGCATTCGTTTTGAGCGTTTTACCCGGTTTATCCTTTGCATTGACGCCTTTCGAAATCTTTGAGTCGAGCACACTCAATGAAGTCATCAAACGGAATAAATTGATCGTAGGAATGGAAGTCGAATTTTTTCCTTTCGAGTATGCCAATGAAAAGGGTGAACCGGTGGGGTTCGATGTCGATATCGCCAGACTTGCCGCCAAAGAGCTGGGGGTTGAAATAGAAATCAAGGATATGGAGTTCAATGGACTCATTCCCGCGCTTCAGGGGGGTAAGGTGGATATGATCATTTCAGGAATGACGCGCACGCTCACACGTGCAAAAACGGTATCCTTTACGGAACCCTATTTTGAGACGGGACTGTGCCTCCTTCTGAGCAAAAAGAAAGCTCCCGATATCAACGACGTGAAGGAATTGAACAACGAGGGGCGGGTCGTTGCTGTTAAATTGGGCACCACAGGGGATATCATTGCCACTCAGATGCTTGCCAAGGCTCAGATCAACCGCTACAAAGACGAAACGGCTTGTGTGCGGGAAGTGGTCACCGGCCGGGCTGACGCTTTCATTTACGATCAGCTTTCCATCAGCAAACACAACAGAGAAAATCCCGACAGTACGCGAGCGATCCTCAAACCTTTCACTTATGAACCTTTTGCCATTGCCCTGCGCAAAGGGGATTTCGATTTTTTGAACTGGCTGAACATGTACATTGAAACCATCAAAAGGGATGGACGCTACGACGAGCTCTATAAAAAATACTTCAGTGATCTTCTAAAATAA
- a CDS encoding LysE family translocator, translated as MTYEIMYLSSGMLLGLTAGISPGPLLTLVVSETLRHNVKEGIKVAVAPLITDLPIILLTAFILSRLSNMKPILGVISLSGALFLFFLAYESVTTQAISLHIQKVKPQSLKKGIFTNLLNPSPYIFWFAVGSPTILKASESSIFSSALFLAGFYICIIGSKVLIAALVEKSRNFLNSRIYVNVQRCLGIALLGFGLSFLKDGLRLFGFV; from the coding sequence ATGACTTATGAAATTATGTACTTAAGCTCAGGGATGCTCTTGGGATTGACGGCAGGAATCTCCCCCGGCCCATTACTCACCTTGGTCGTTTCAGAAACTTTGCGCCATAATGTAAAAGAGGGAATCAAAGTAGCCGTGGCACCCCTTATCACGGATCTCCCCATCATTTTGTTGACCGCTTTCATCCTGTCACGTTTGTCCAACATGAAACCGATACTGGGAGTTATTTCCCTATCCGGCGCACTTTTCCTCTTTTTCCTCGCCTATGAGAGTGTGACCACACAAGCAATTTCCCTTCATATTCAGAAGGTTAAACCGCAATCGCTGAAAAAGGGAATTTTTACGAACCTGCTGAATCCAAGTCCTTATATTTTTTGGTTTGCTGTTGGGTCTCCTACCATTCTGAAGGCATCTGAATCCAGTATCTTTTCATCTGCACTATTCCTGGCAGGGTTTTATATATGCATTATCGGATCGAAAGTCCTGATTGCGGCCCTCGTTGAAAAATCACGAAATTTTCTGAACAGCAGGATCTACGTCAATGTGCAAAGATGCCTTGGAATAGCGCTCTTGGGATTCGGATTGTCGTTCTTGAAAGACGGCTTACGTCTATTCGGTTTTGTTTGA
- a CDS encoding amino acid ABC transporter permease: MLAVLGVAASLFYLFLQIDYPWNWRVPWEYRWLFIRGFYYTLTISIGATIFGFIMGVMGGLARVSKNIIVRELATLYVELFRGTPLLVQIYIFYFCVATVVHFDNPLIIGMITLAFFSGAYITEMVRAGIESIDKGQLEAAKSTGLDHWMTMRYIVFPQALRRIIPPVTGQFVSVVKDSSLLSVISVRELTKASEVINATTYKTFEAYLPLALLYLFITYPLSYLTRRLEQKIKHD, encoded by the coding sequence ATGCTTGCCGTCCTTGGTGTGGCGGCAAGCCTTTTTTATCTTTTCCTCCAAATCGATTATCCCTGGAATTGGCGAGTTCCCTGGGAATATCGATGGCTGTTCATAAGGGGGTTTTACTACACTTTAACCATTTCCATCGGTGCCACGATTTTCGGATTCATCATGGGTGTGATGGGGGGCCTGGCCAGAGTCTCAAAAAATATCATCGTCAGAGAGCTGGCCACGCTTTACGTGGAATTGTTCCGCGGAACGCCTCTTCTCGTTCAGATTTATATTTTCTATTTTTGCGTGGCCACTGTTGTGCATTTCGACAATCCTCTCATTATCGGCATGATCACACTGGCATTTTTTTCCGGCGCCTATATCACGGAGATGGTTCGGGCCGGGATTGAATCCATAGATAAAGGCCAATTGGAGGCTGCAAAATCCACGGGACTGGATCATTGGATGACAATGCGCTATATTGTCTTTCCGCAGGCGCTGCGCCGTATCATCCCCCCCGTCACGGGCCAGTTCGTTTCTGTCGTGAAGGATTCGTCTCTCCTCTCGGTCATTTCCGTGCGGGAACTCACCAAGGCTTCGGAAGTGATCAACGCGACAACCTACAAAACCTTCGAGGCTTACCTGCCTTTGGCGCTGCTCTATCTCTTCATTACTTATCCACTCTCCTATTTGACCCGCCGATTGGAACAAAAGATAAAACATGACTGA
- a CDS encoding DUF4870 domain-containing protein produces MGSANQKLPIDSKPDVEDDLQKQEKNWAMFCHLSALLGFIWFPVGIYLLFPFGHIIGPLLVWLIKRKEFPFVDEQGKEALNFQISMTIYALISSLLVFVIVGFFGLMALAIVDIVLVIIAAGKASEGISYRYPFTMRFIK; encoded by the coding sequence ATGGGCTCTGCCAATCAAAAGCTTCCCATTGATTCAAAACCTGATGTAGAAGATGATCTGCAAAAACAGGAAAAAAACTGGGCCATGTTTTGCCACCTGAGCGCACTCTTAGGGTTTATCTGGTTTCCAGTGGGCATCTATCTCCTTTTCCCTTTTGGACACATCATCGGTCCCTTGCTGGTGTGGCTCATCAAAAGGAAAGAATTTCCCTTTGTCGACGAACAAGGCAAGGAGGCCCTCAACTTTCAAATATCCATGACCATTTACGCGCTGATTTCCTCGCTGCTGGTGTTCGTCATCGTAGGTTTTTTTGGCTTGATGGCCCTTGCGATTGTGGATATTGTCCTGGTCATCATTGCGGCGGGGAAGGCAAGCGAGGGAATCTCCTACAGGTATCCGTTTACTATGCGATTCATCAAATGA
- a CDS encoding Bax inhibitor-1/YccA family protein, giving the protein MDRQIYYPKERIVAVQSDFILRVYNWMGLGLATTAVVSLFTASSPAMISMIFGSPVVFFGLIVGELGLVIALSAAINRLRASTAVMMFFLYSAINGLTLAAIFLAYTRASISTTFFITAGTFGAMSLYGHATRKDLTSWSSFLTMGLIGVVLASLVNIFFQSEAIYWVITYAGIIVFVGLTAYDAQQIKVMALQGFGDEEAARKGAVIGALRLYLDFINLFLMLLRLFGRRE; this is encoded by the coding sequence ATGGATAGGCAGATTTACTACCCCAAAGAACGGATTGTTGCGGTTCAGAGTGATTTTATTCTGCGTGTTTACAACTGGATGGGGCTCGGATTGGCCACGACTGCAGTGGTTTCCCTTTTTACGGCATCAAGCCCTGCCATGATCAGCATGATTTTTGGTTCTCCGGTGGTGTTTTTCGGTCTCATTGTGGGCGAGCTGGGATTGGTAATCGCTTTGAGTGCAGCCATCAATCGCTTGAGAGCTTCTACGGCTGTGATGATGTTCTTTCTTTATTCCGCCATCAACGGATTGACACTGGCAGCGATCTTTCTGGCATATACTCGAGCTTCCATTTCGACCACTTTTTTTATTACGGCTGGGACTTTTGGCGCCATGAGTCTTTACGGCCACGCTACCAGAAAGGATCTGACTTCCTGGTCGAGCTTTCTCACTATGGGATTGATCGGTGTCGTACTCGCCTCCCTAGTGAATATTTTCTTTCAGAGTGAAGCTATCTATTGGGTAATCACTTATGCCGGAATCATCGTCTTTGTGGGTTTGACGGCCTACGATGCGCAGCAGATCAAGGTAATGGCTCTTCAGGGTTTCGGTGACGAGGAAGCGGCCAGAAAGGGGGCCGTCATTGGGGCGTTGCGCCTCTATCTGGATTTTATCAACCTGTTTCTCATGTTGCTGCGACTCTTCGGCCGACGCGAATGA